DNA sequence from the Thauera sedimentorum genome:
CTGGGTTCAGGCCCAGGCCACGTCGCCGCACAGCACGCGGCGCTGGCCGCCGGCCTGGAAGCAGATCGACACGGTGACGCACAACACGGCGCTGGAGATGCACAGGTAGGGGCGGGTCACGCAGACGCGCCCCGGGGTCTCCATGGCGCGGCGGAAGTAGGGGCGGCGCGACCAGCGCGAACGCGCGGCGTCGCTCTCCGGGGTGATGCCTTCGGCCAGGCGCTCGCCGTGCGCCGGAATGTTGCGGCTGATCTGGAAGCCCTGTTCGTCCAGCATGTAGCAGCGCAGCGCGCCGGGCTGGCCGAGAAAGAGCCGCAGCGCCTCGTCCGCGCTGCGGCGGTCCGCCAGCAGGGAGGCGGCGTGGCCGATGGCATTCACGTAGTCACTGATGCGCTCGCGGTAGCGCCGGGTGTCGTCGGCCTGCGAGGTGTCGTAGTCGGTCCACACCGCGTCGATGGCGGCGACCGACGGCGCCGGATCGGGCGTCTCGCCGCTGGGGCGGCCGAAGAAATAGCCCTGGGCGAAGTCCACGTCGGCCGCCATGGCGATGCGCGCCTGTTCGGCGGTCTCGATGCCTTCGAGCAGTACCAGCGATCCGGCTTCGTGCAACAGCTCGACGATCTGCGGCAGCAGGCGGCGGGCGCTCTCGTCGATGGCCGCGCGCACCGCGAAGTCGCGGTCGAGCTTGACGATCTCCGGCTTCAGCCGCCAGACGCGGTCGAAGTTGGAGTGCCCCGCGCCGAAATCGTCCAGCGCGATGCGGCAGCCGAGATCGCGCAGGTAGAGCACGCTGGACTCGAAGGAGGAATCGTCGGTCAGCACGTCCTCGGTGATCTCGATGACCAGCCGCTCGGGCGGCAGATCGAACGCGGCGGCGGTTTCGCGCATGAAGCTCGCGCAGTCGGTCGAGTGCATGCTGGCGAAGGCCAGCGGGTGCATGTTGAGGAACAGATAGCCGCCGGCGCCGAAGGCCGCAGCCTGGCCGATGTGCAGGTAGCGGCAGCTGCGGTCCAGGTCGATCAGTTCCGCCGCGGTGTCGGCCTGGCGCAGCAGCGTCAGGGGCGGCACCGCTTCTCCTGCGGCGTCGGTGGCGCGCACCAGGCCTTCGTGCCCCACCACGCGGCGGTGGCTGAAGCTGACGATAGGCTGCAGGTGGCTGCACAGCCGATGCCCCGCCCAGTCGACCGTCAGCCGTCCGTCGCGGCGGCTGGTCAGGCGCTGCAGCGCGCCGAAATCGAGGAGGGCGTCGCTGCGTGGCCGGAACTCGGGACTGTGGACGGGCATCATGCTCAAGGTCTTGCGCACTTCATGTTGCAGAGCAGCGAAAGATACCCCAATCGATATAATCCCGCATGATCTGTGTCAGGAGAATGTCGTGTTCGAGCAATTGCCGCCGCCGGCGATCCTTCTACCCGCACTGATCCTTGCGGCGCTCTGCGCGGGGCTGGTGTGGCAGGCCGTGAGGTTGAACCGGCTGGGCCGCGAGCTGGCCGAAACCCTGGGCGAGCGCATCGAGGCGCAGCGCGACGAGCAGCAGCGCGAGGCCCTGCGCCGCCAGCAGCTCGACCTGCACGAAGGCTTCGCCCGCCAGCGCGAGGAGATCGCCCTGCGCCTGGCGGAGCAGTCCGGGCTGATGGTCAATGCGCAGGAACGCCTGCGCGGCGAACTGCTCGGCCACACCCTGAAGACGCTCTCCGAGCACGCCCGCGCCGACCGCGAACTGCTGGAAGGCGGCCTGCAGCGCGCCTCCCTGCAACTGGCGGGCAGCATCGAGTCGCTCACCCGCAGCGTCAACGAACGCCTGGAGGCGATCAGCGGGCATGTGAACCAGCGCCTGGACGAAGGCTTCCGCAAGACCAACGAAACCTTCGCCAACGTGATGGCGCGCTTGGCGACCATAGACGAGGCACAGAAGAAGATCGACGGGCTGACCACCAACGTGGTCAGCCTGCAGGAGCTGCTCGGCGACAAGAAGGCACGCGGCGCCTTCGGCGAGGTGCAGCTGGAAGCGCTGGTGCGCAACGCGCTGCCGGCCGAGGCGCGCGAGTTCCAGGCCACGCTGCCCAACGGCACCCGCGCCGACTGCGTGCTGCGCCTGCCCGCGCCCACCGGGCTGGTGGCGGTGGATGCCAAGTTCCCGCTGGAGAACTACCACCGCATGTTCGACTCATCGCTCGCCGAGGCCGACCGGCGCGCGGCGCAGGGCGCCTTCCGCGCCGACGTAAAACGCCACGTCGACGCGATCGCCGACAAGTACATCATTCCGGGCGTCACCTCGGACGGCGCGGTGATGTTCCTGCCCGCGGAAGCGGTGTTCGCCGAACTGCACGCCTACCACCCGGAGGTGGTGGCCCATGCGCAGGCGCGCAGGGTGTGGATCGTCTCGCCGACCACGCTGATGGCGGTGCTCAACACCGCGCGCGCGGTCTTGAAGGACGTCGAGACGCGCAAGCAGATCCACGTCATCAAGGACGCGCTGGCCAAGCTGGCCAAGGACTTCCACCGCTTCGACGAGCGCATGAACGCGCTGGCGCGCCACATCGAGCAGGCCGGGCGCGACGTGCAGGAGGTGCAGGTGTCCAGCCGCAAGATCACCGCGCACTTCCAGAAGATCGAGTCCGCACGGCTGGATGAGCTCGACGAGGCGGAAAAAGAGCCCGCGGTGCCGGCGGTTCAGCCGCCGATGTAGGACATTTCGATCTTGCGCAGGGCCGCGGTGTTGGCGGTGCGGATCTCCGAGTATCGGTCCTCGCGCGCGGCCCACATGCGGGCGATGGCCGCGTCCAGCGTGGCGTCGTCGGCACCGCTGCGCAGCAGGCTGCGCAGGTCGTGGCCCTGCTGGGCGAACAGACAGGTGTAGAGCTTGCCTTCGGTGGACAGGCGGATGCGGGTGCAGGTGGAACAGAAGGCCTGGGTCACCGAGGAGATCACGCCGATCTCGCCCGCGCCGTCCGTGTAGCGCCAGCGCTCGGCCACCTCGCCCTCGTAGTTGGGGTCGACCGGCTCCAGTGGAAAGACCTGGTTGATGCGCTCGACCACTTCGCGCGAGGGCAGCACCTCGTCCATCTTCCAGCCGTTCGAGGCGCCCACGTCCATGAACTCGATGAAGCGCAGGATGTGGCCGCTGCCGCGGAAGTGGCGGGCGAGTTCGACGATGCCGTGATCGTTGGTGCCGCGCTTGATGACGGTGTTCACCTTGATCGGCGCTAGCCCCGCGGCCTGCGCGGCGGCAATGCCTTCGAGCACGCGCTCGACCGGGAAGTCGGCGTCGTTCATGCGCCGGAAGGTGGCGTCGTCCAGCGAATCGAGGCTGATCGTCACCCGGTGCAGGCCGGCGTCGGCCAGCGGGCGGGCGAGCTTGGGCAGCAGCACGCCGTTGGTGGTCAGGGTGAGCTCGACGCCGTCGAGTTCGGCCAGCATGCCGACCAGGCGCTCGATGTTCTTGCGCAGCAGCGGCTCGCCGCCGGTGATGCGGATCTTTTTCACCCCGCGGGCGACGAACAGGCGCGCCACGCGGACGATCTCCTCGAAGCTGAGCAGGTCGCGGCGGGGCAGGAAGGGGTAGTCCTTGTCGAACACTTCGCGCGGCATGCAATAGATGCAGCGGAAGTTGCAGCGGTCGGTCACCGAGATGCGCAGGTCGTGCACCTGGCGCCCGCGGCGGTCGCTCAGCGCAGCGCCGGGCGGCGGCAGCGGGCCCGCGGCGGGGGCGGACTCGAGGCCCGCCTGCTGGATGGGGATGACCTTCATCTGCGGACGATGTGGGGAAAGTGGCGCGGTTTATCGAAGAGTGGGCCGCGGCGCCTGCGGCCTGCCCCGATTATCGGCACGCGGCCCCGGCAAGGCAAGCTGCCGGGCGTTCAGCCACGGCGTGCGCCGGAGGAGACGCCGGCCAGCCGGCGGAACTCGTCGCCGAGATGGCGGATCATGTGGCGGAACTGCGCGTAATGGTGCTCGGCGGGTGCGTCCGATCCGTTGCCGCGATCGGCCCACATCACCCCGAGCGGGCGCTCCGCCGCCTGCAGGCTGCCCACCAGGAAACCGCCTGTGGGTGCCAGCGGGGCGAGGGCCGGCGGAAGCTGCCGGCGCGCCACCGGCACGCGGGCGGCGGCGACATGCAGGGCGCTGCCGGGGCGCTGGTAGAGACGGGCCAGCAGATTGTCGTCGGCCGAAGACCCTGCCAGGCTGCGTGCTGGCGGCGCAGGATCGAAACCGTGGGCGAAACAGCACACCAGGCGGTCGGCGTTCGAGGCCTTGAGCATCAGCAGGCAGCGGCGCAGGCCGATGCCTTGCTCCAGCGTGCGCACCAGGGCCGCCATGAAGCTGCGCAGGTCGCGGTGGGCGCCCGCGCGGCAGTCGCGCACGAAGGCGTCCACGATGGCCGGGTCGGCCGCGGGCGCTTCCGCGCGTCGTGCGGGCGCGGCGGGAGTCAGGTCGCTGAACAGGTCGACGTCCGGTGGGCGTGCTGCCGCCGCCCGTGCCGGAGCAGCCGGTTCGTGCGACGGACCGGCCCGGCGTGCGGCAGCGACCCGCAAGGCGGCAGGCGTGTGGCGGACCGCCGGCGGCCAGAACAGCTGCTGGGCCGGGGTGAACACACGCCCGCCCAGCACGGGGGCGCGACTGGCGCGCACCGCCACCTGGTGCGCGTCGGCGATCACCCGGTCGAGCGGCTGGTGCAGCAGGGCGGACGCCGCGCGCATCAGGGCCAGGGTGCGCCGGCTGTACCAGCCGTCGCAGGCGCTCCAGGCGAGCAGATGGGCGAGCACGGCGAGCATGGTGCGCGAGCGCAGCCGGCGGGAGAGGTCGGTGGGCAGGGCCGGTGCGATGCTGCCGGTCCACGCGTGGTGGGCGGCCTCGGCCAGCAGCCGCGGGTCCGGGGTCATGGCCTCGGTCAGCAGCGGGTCCGTGCTGAGTCCGGCGGCTGCCAGCAGCGCGCCGTTGAGCGCGTTGGTGTCGCAGCCGAGCAGTTCGCGTTCCACGCAGGCGCGATGCTCGCCGGCGCGGGCGCGGCGTTCGATCTGCAGATGCACTTCCGGCGCGGCCAGCGGCAGCTTCCAGCGCGCGAGTCCGAGGATCATCGCCACCCACTGCAGGTACTCGCCGCTGCCGCCGGGGTTGGCGCGGTCCCAGTGCTCGACCAGGGCAGCCGCGAGGCGGCTGGTGGACATCGCCTGCAATGCGCCCCGATGGGCCGGCCGTTCGTCGCTGAACAGGCGGTTCATGCGGGTGCGGGCGAGTTGCTGGACGCGGTCGATGCCGAGCACGCTGAGCGCGTGCTGCAGGCCCTGGACCTCGCCCTGCAGGCGGGGCAGACGGGCCGCCATGAGAATGGTGTCGAGCGCCAGCGGGGGTTCGGCGAGCAGCAGGCGGCCGAGTTGCTGCAGGGACAGGGCCGGTTGCAGCAGCGCAGCGCGCCCGGCCTCGTCGCCCAGTACCGGCAGCTGGACCTGCGCGAGCAGGTCGCGCCAGAAGGCCAGTCCGCCGGACGGGGCGCTCATCTCTCAGTCCAGGACGTTGAGGATGCCGTCCAGGCCGCTGTGGTCCAGGCAGCAGTCGGCCACTTCGCGCAGCACCGGCTTGGCGCGGAAGGCCACGCCGAAGCCGGCTTCGCGCAGCATGGGAATGTCGTTCGCACCGTCGCCCGCGGCGATGGTCTGTTCGGCGCGCAGTCCGCGCGTCTCGCGGGCGCGCACCAGGTGGGCGGCCTTGGCTGCGGCGTCGATCACCGGGCCGGTGACCCGCCCGGTCAGGCGGCCGTCGCTCACTTCCAGTTCGTTCGCCCAGGCTTCGTCGAAGCCCAGGCGCTGCTTGAGGCGTTCGGTGAAATAGGTGAAGCCGCCGGACACCAGCACGGTGTAGATGCCGGCCTGCTTGAGCCCGCGCAGCAGGCGCTCGGCGCCGGGGTTGAGCGCCAGGCGTTCTTCATACACCTCGGCCAGGGCCTCGACCCGCAGGCCGGCGAGCAGGCTGACGCGGCGGGTGAGCGATTCGCGGAAATCGATCTCGCCACGCATCGCCGCCTCGGTGATCTCCGCGACCTCGTGCTTGAGGCCCTGGAGGTCGGCGATCTCGTCGATGCACTCGATGTCGATCAGGGTCGAGTCCATGTCGGTGACGAAGAGGCCGAAATCGCCCAGGCGCCGCCCCTTGGGTGTCCAGGCGAAATCAAGCGCGGCGCGCGCGCAGACCGCCGCGACCTCGCCGTGGGCCTGGGCATCGACCAGGCGGAAGGCGGTGGGCGTGATCTGCACGATGCTGCTCGCGCCGGTCAGGCAGGCGAGCGTCTTCAGGACGTTGGAGTCGACCTCCGGACCCTGTACGACCAGGTTCATGCAGGCACACCCCGGTTGGCCAGCGCTTCGCGCAGCACCCCGGCGGCGTTGCGGATCATCTCGTCGGTGGTATCCCAGCCGACGCAGGCGTCGGTAACCGAACAGCCGTACTTGAGCTGCGAGAGATCGGCCGGAATCGACTGGTTGCCGGCCTCGATGAAGCTCTCGATCATCAGGCCGACCACCGAGCGGTTGCCCTCGCGGATCTGGTGGATCACGTCCTTCATCACCAGGGGCTGGAATTCGGCCTTCTTCCACGAGTTGGCGTGCGAGCAGTCCACCACGATGTTCACCGGCAGCTTGGCCTTGGCCAGCGCCTGTTCGGCAAGCGAGATCGACACGGTGTCGTAGTTGGGGCGGCCGCCGCCGCCGCGCAGCACCACGTGGCCCAGGCGGTTGCCGCGGGTGCGCAGGATGGCCGACTGGCCCTTGCCGCTGATGCCCAGGAAGCTGTGCGGACGCGAGGCCGAGATGATGGCGTTGATCGCCACGTCCAGGTCGCCGTCGGTGGCGTTCTTGAAACCCACCGGGGTGGACAGGCCGGAGGACATCTCGCGGTGGGTCTGCGATTCGGAGGTGCGCGCGCCGATGGCGGTCCAGCTGATCAGGTCGCCGTAGTACTGCGGAGCGATCGGGTCCAGTGCCTCGGTGGCGGTGGGCAGGCCGATCTCGCACACGTCCATCAGGAAGCGGCGCGCCTTCTCCATGCCCTCGTCGATGCGGAAGGAGTCGTCCATGTAGGGATCGTTGATGAAGCCCTTCCAGCCGGTGGCGGTGCGCGGCTTCTCGAAATACACCCGCATCACCAGCACCATGGTGTCGGCGACCTCGTCGGCGAGCTTCTTCAGCCGGCGGGCGTAGTCCAGGCCGGCGACGGGGTCGTGGATGGAGCAGGGGCCGACCACCACGAACAGGCGCTTGTCCTTGCGGTCGAGGATGTCGGCGAGCGCGCGGCGTCCGGCCAGCACGCTGGCGGCGGCACGCTCGGTGAGCGGCACGCGGGCCTTGATCTCTTCCGGCGACGGCATGTGGTCGACGGCGACGATGTTGAGGTTTTCGGTCTGGGCGACAGACATGGCACGCTCCGCGGTGCAGCAAAGAAGGCGGATTGTAACCCGAACGCCTTGCGCGACGCAGTCGCCCATGGATGCTGCGCTGCGCCGCCGCAACCGCCGGGCAGGCTGCGCCGCGACCGCGCATTGCTGCGATAATGCGCCCCCGAAGACGGATTTCCCCCAGGCTGCACATGTCCATCCAATGGTTCCCCGGTCACATGACCTCGGCGCGCAAGAAGGCCGCCGAGACCATGGCGCGTACCGATCTGGTGATCGAGGTGCTCGACGCCCGCATCCCCGAGGCCAGCTGCAACCCGATGATCCGCGAGCTGCGCGAGTTCCGTCAGCGCCCCTGCCTGAAGATCCTCAACAAGACCGACCTCGCCGACCCTGAGGCGACCCGTGCCTGGCTGGCCCACTACGAGCGTCAGCCCGGGGTGAAGGCGGTGGCGCTCTCCTGCAAGAAGCCGGGCGACGTCGCCCGTATCCCGAAGCTCGCGCAGGCGCTGGCGCCGCACCGCAACGACGGCACCAAGCAGCTGCGCCTGATGATCATGGGCATCCCCAACGTCGGCAAATCCACGCTGATGAACGCGCTGCTCAACCGCCGGGTGGCCAAGGTGGGCGACGAGCCGGCGGTGACCAAGTCGCAGCAGACCTTCGACCTCGGCGGCCACATGACGGTGACCGACACGCCAGGGATGATGTGGCCGAAGATCGCCCACGACTCCGACGGCTTCATGCTCGCCGCCTGCCATGCGATCGGCCGCAACGCGGTGATCGACGAGCAGGTCGCAGCCTTTCTCGGAGACATCCTGCTGGCGCGCTACCCGGGCGAACTCGCCGCGCGCTACAAGTTCAAGACCCAGCCCGCCGACGGCCACGCGGTGGTGGAAGAGGTGGCACGCCGGCGCGGCTGCCTGATCAAGGGCGGCGGACTGGACCTGGAGAAGGCCGCCGGCCTGCTGCTGACCGACTTCCGTGCCGGGGCGATCGGGCGGATCAGCCTGGAGACGCCGGACACGCGTGCGCAGATGCTCGCCGCCGCGCGGCAGGCGCCTGCCGCCGCCCCCGATGAACAGGCCCGCGAGGAGGACGCAGATGAGTGAACCGGATGCCGTCGACGCCCGTCTGGTCGAACTGGAGAGCAAGCTCGCCTTTGCCGAGGATCTGCTCGAAACCCTCAACATGACGGTCTTCCGCCAGCAGCGCGAGATCGAACGTCTGCAGAAGCAGTTGCTGCATCTGGGCGAACAAATGCGCAACGTCGCCACGCCCGGCCAGCCGACCAGCCTGCGCGACGAAATTCCGCCTCACTACTGAGCCGGCGGCGCTTCCCCTGCCGCGGCGTCCTGCCGTGTTGCCAGCAGCGGGGCGCGCAGGCGCTCGAAATCGCGCGGCGCCACGTACTGCAGCAACTCCTTGCCGTCGGGGTCCAGGGTGATGCCCAGGCCGAGCGCCGGGTAGAGGAAGTGTTCCTGCTGGCCGGCACCCTTGAAGCGCTCGGCCGGTTCGCCGAAGCGCTCCAGGATGGTGGGCGCATCCAGGTTGGCAGTGGGGATGAAGCCCAGCGCGGCGATCGGCGCCGCCAGCGCGGCGGGCAGGTCCTCCGGGTGCAGGGTGGCCTTGCGGGTGGTGCTCTCCATGAACTCGGTCTTCACCGCGCGCTCGCGCATGGCGGCGATCAGCTGCGCCGGCAGGTCGGCGGTGACCACCAGGCGGCCGGTGATGAAACCGGCCTTGGTGCTGCCGTTGTAGCCTTCCAGCGAACTCTTGCCGTCCTTGGGGGTGACGATGGCGATCTCCAGTTCCTCGCCGTAGCGCGCCCGCGCATCGCCCAGGGTGTTCGCACCCAGCGTGAAGCCCAGCGCCCGCGCGGTACCGTCGTCGGCCACCTCGATCTGCCAGGGCAGGTCGCCGAGTTGCGGGTCGCGGGTCTCGACGAAGGGCATGTAGATGAAGGGCGCGATGATGACGATGGCGACGGCGACGAGGATTAGCGGAATCGGTTTCATCCGGGGGCGGGGCTCCGTGGGGAATCGTTGGTGGGCGCTCAGGCGCCCGGGCGGGTGCGGTAGAACTGCAGCGGCGTGGCTTCTGCCTGCTTGAGCACGTTCTTCTTGATACGCCCGACCACATGCATCTCGCAGGGCTTGCAGTCGAAGCGCAGGGTGAGGCGTTCGCTGCCGTTGACCAGCACCAGCGGCTCGGCGCGGATGGTGCCGGCCACCCCGGTGACCCCGGCGGTCTGCTTGGGACACAGGCTCAGGCTGTAGCGCACGCAGTGCTTGGTGATCATCAGGCTGGCTTCGCCCAGCTCCTCGTGGCTCTCGTAGGCCGCTTCGATCACCTTCACGCCGTGGCGGGCGTAGAAGTCGCGCGCCTTGTGGTTGAAGACGTTGGCCAGATAGCTGAGGCTGTCTTCCGGGTAAGGCACCGGCGGCTCCACCGCGGCGGCACGCGGCAGGCGCTGCCAGGCCGCGGCGCGGGCGGCCTCAATCCGCTCGACGGCCTCGCGGCGCAAGGCGTTTACCGCCGCAGCGGGCAGGAACCAGGCGCGGGCGAGAGCGATGTCGATCCGTTCCGCGGAGAAGATGGTGTTGCCCAGCTTGGCGAGTTGTTCGCGCAGCGCGGCTTCGGCACGGGCCGGGTCCTTGGCGGGCTCGAAGGGCTGCGCCAGGGTGGCGCTGGCGCAGTAGTCATCCTCGTCCTGCACGGTGAGCGACAGCCCGTCGGCGCATTCGCGCAAGCTCATCCACAGGCCGATGCGGCGCTCGGCGGATTTCTTCTCCAGCAGGCGGTCCCAGGCCATGTCGGTGTTGCGCGAGATCTCGGTGCCGGCGCGCAGGTCCTTGAGGCGCGCCATGCCGTCGGCCGGCCACACGCGCCAGAGCGCCAGCCGCGGTTCGGAAGCGGCTTGCGCCAGGCGCTCGACCTTGTTGGCGCGAAAACCCACCAGGTTGCGCTGCAGGTCGAAGTAGGTGAGGCCGTCGCCGTTGGCCAGCTGCGCCTCGCTCTCCAGCTCGAAGCTGTCGCGCGCCGTGGCCAGCACGTGGCCCAGCGGCAGGCCGGCCCAGGTGGGTGCGTCGAAGGCGCCGATGTCCGCCTTGCGGCCATTGACGAAGTAGTCGGTGGCGCCGCGGTTGTAATTGCGCTGCGGGTCGGGGGTGAAGCCGTAGCTGCAGCGTCCGCTGGAAGCGCGCGCCAGATCGGGGCGGGCGTCGAGAACTTCGTCGAGCAGCAGGCGGTAGTGGGCGGTGATGTTCTTCACATAGCCCATGTCCTTGTAGCGCCCCTCGATCTTGAAGCTGCGCACGCCGGCATCGACCAGCGCGGCGAGGTTGGCCGACTGGTCGTTGTCCTTCATCGACAGCACGTGCTGCTGGTGGGCGACGATGCGGCCGGACTGGTCGGTGACGTTGTAGGGCAGGCGGCAGGCCTGCGAACAGTCGCCGCGGTTGGCGCTGCGCCCGGTGTGGGCGTGGCTGATGTAGCACTGGCCGCTGTAGGCCACGCACAGCGCGCCGTGGATGAAGAACTCGATCACGCAGCGCGCCGGGTCGGTGGCCGCGCGGATGGCACGGATCTGTTCCAGGGTGAGTTCGCGCGCCAGCACGATCTGCGAGAAGCCGACGTCCTGCAGGAAGCGGGCCTTTTCCGGCGTGCGGATGTCGGTCTGCGTGCTGGCATGCAGCTGGATGGGCGGCAGGTCCAGCTCGAGCAGGCCCATGTCCTGCACGATCAGCGCGTCCACGCCCATGTCGTAGAGCGCCCAGGCGGTGCGCCGGGCGTCGTCCAGCTCGTCGTCGCGCAGGATGGTGTTCAGCGTGGCGAAGATGCGCGCGTCGAAGCGGTGGGCGTGGCGCACCAGGCGCTCGATGTCGGCCAGCTCGTTGCCGGCGCCGGCGCGCGCGCCGAAGGCCGGGCCGCCGATATACACCGCATCTGCGCCGTGATTGACCGCCTCGATGCCGATGTCGACGTTGCGGGCGGGGGCGAGCAGTTCGAGCTGGGTGTCGGGAAAGCGGGGCTGCGGCGGCGTCATGGCAAGGGGCGGGTGAAGGCAGGGCGCAATGATACCGGTTCGCCCGCCTGCGGTGCCGCCCGCGGCGCGAGCGGCGTATCCTTGCGCTGTGCGCGACAAGGCAGGAGGAGAAGGCCGATGGTCATCCGCGTGGTGCGCCTGGGCAGCCCCCGGGCGGCAGATGAAGGACTACGCCTCGGCACGGTGCGCCGCCCGCCGCGCGGCGTGCCCAAGACCGAGTTCGCCAGGCAGGACTGGTACGACCTGTGGTTTCCCAATCTCGCGCCCAGCGTGGACACGATGAAGATGGCCCAGGCGGCGGAAACGCCTGCGCAGTGGGCCGCCTTCGCCCGCAAGTACCGCGCGGAGATGTCTGCGCCGCTGCCATCGCACGATCTCGACCTGCTCGCAGCCATGTCGCACCGGACCAATTTCTCGGTCGGCTGCTACTGTGCGGACGAGGACCACTGCCATCGCTCCATCCTGCGCGCGCTGCTGGCGGAGCGCGGAGCGGCGGTCGAGGCGTAGGCGTATCGGACGCAGCCGCTGTCCAGGCCGCCCCCGCGGACTACCGCTCGTCCTCGTCGCGCCCGAACAGGGAGTAGTGTTCAGCGCGGCGCTCGCGCTCCTTCCAGGTGTCGGCCGATTCGGCTTCGTTCTCGTCGTGCATGACCTTGGTCAGCAGGGCCGCGACCAGGGACATCGCCGACAGGCAGAAGGCCATGATGCCGGCGGACGGGCCGGTGTAGAGCAGGGTGACCATGGCCGGCAGCACGAAGGCGCCGGTGAGGAAGAAATCGGTCCAGGAAGGCATGGCGGACTCCTTCAATGGATGAGGCGCCCGTGCCATGCTCGGCGGCTGGCCGGACGGGTGTGAGGGGACTGCGGGAAGCTCTTCCATCCTAGACCC
Encoded proteins:
- a CDS encoding EAL domain-containing protein encodes the protein MMPVHSPEFRPRSDALLDFGALQRLTSRRDGRLTVDWAGHRLCSHLQPIVSFSHRRVVGHEGLVRATDAAGEAVPPLTLLRQADTAAELIDLDRSCRYLHIGQAAAFGAGGYLFLNMHPLAFASMHSTDCASFMRETAAAFDLPPERLVIEITEDVLTDDSSFESSVLYLRDLGCRIALDDFGAGHSNFDRVWRLKPEIVKLDRDFAVRAAIDESARRLLPQIVELLHEAGSLVLLEGIETAEQARIAMAADVDFAQGYFFGRPSGETPDPAPSVAAIDAVWTDYDTSQADDTRRYRERISDYVNAIGHAASLLADRRSADEALRLFLGQPGALRCYMLDEQGFQISRNIPAHGERLAEGITPESDAARSRWSRRPYFRRAMETPGRVCVTRPYLCISSAVLCVTVSICFQAGGQRRVLCGDVAWA
- a CDS encoding DNA recombination protein RmuC; translated protein: MFEQLPPPAILLPALILAALCAGLVWQAVRLNRLGRELAETLGERIEAQRDEQQREALRRQQLDLHEGFARQREEIALRLAEQSGLMVNAQERLRGELLGHTLKTLSEHARADRELLEGGLQRASLQLAGSIESLTRSVNERLEAISGHVNQRLDEGFRKTNETFANVMARLATIDEAQKKIDGLTTNVVSLQELLGDKKARGAFGEVQLEALVRNALPAEAREFQATLPNGTRADCVLRLPAPTGLVAVDAKFPLENYHRMFDSSLAEADRRAAQGAFRADVKRHVDAIADKYIIPGVTSDGAVMFLPAEAVFAELHAYHPEVVAHAQARRVWIVSPTTLMAVLNTARAVLKDVETRKQIHVIKDALAKLAKDFHRFDERMNALARHIEQAGRDVQEVQVSSRKITAHFQKIESARLDELDEAEKEPAVPAVQPPM
- the moaA gene encoding GTP 3',8-cyclase MoaA, with translation MKVIPIQQAGLESAPAAGPLPPPGAALSDRRGRQVHDLRISVTDRCNFRCIYCMPREVFDKDYPFLPRRDLLSFEEIVRVARLFVARGVKKIRITGGEPLLRKNIERLVGMLAELDGVELTLTTNGVLLPKLARPLADAGLHRVTISLDSLDDATFRRMNDADFPVERVLEGIAAAQAAGLAPIKVNTVIKRGTNDHGIVELARHFRGSGHILRFIEFMDVGASNGWKMDEVLPSREVVERINQVFPLEPVDPNYEGEVAERWRYTDGAGEIGVISSVTQAFCSTCTRIRLSTEGKLYTCLFAQQGHDLRSLLRSGADDATLDAAIARMWAAREDRYSEIRTANTAALRKIEMSYIGG
- the serB gene encoding phosphoserine phosphatase SerB is translated as MNLVVQGPEVDSNVLKTLACLTGASSIVQITPTAFRLVDAQAHGEVAAVCARAALDFAWTPKGRRLGDFGLFVTDMDSTLIDIECIDEIADLQGLKHEVAEITEAAMRGEIDFRESLTRRVSLLAGLRVEALAEVYEERLALNPGAERLLRGLKQAGIYTVLVSGGFTYFTERLKQRLGFDEAWANELEVSDGRLTGRVTGPVIDAAAKAAHLVRARETRGLRAEQTIAAGDGANDIPMLREAGFGVAFRAKPVLREVADCCLDHSGLDGILNVLD
- a CDS encoding 3-deoxy-7-phosphoheptulonate synthase, which produces MSVAQTENLNIVAVDHMPSPEEIKARVPLTERAAASVLAGRRALADILDRKDKRLFVVVGPCSIHDPVAGLDYARRLKKLADEVADTMVLVMRVYFEKPRTATGWKGFINDPYMDDSFRIDEGMEKARRFLMDVCEIGLPTATEALDPIAPQYYGDLISWTAIGARTSESQTHREMSSGLSTPVGFKNATDGDLDVAINAIISASRPHSFLGISGKGQSAILRTRGNRLGHVVLRGGGGRPNYDTVSISLAEQALAKAKLPVNIVVDCSHANSWKKAEFQPLVMKDVIHQIREGNRSVVGLMIESFIEAGNQSIPADLSQLKYGCSVTDACVGWDTTDEMIRNAAGVLREALANRGVPA
- the ylqF gene encoding ribosome biogenesis GTPase YlqF — protein: MSIQWFPGHMTSARKKAAETMARTDLVIEVLDARIPEASCNPMIRELREFRQRPCLKILNKTDLADPEATRAWLAHYERQPGVKAVALSCKKPGDVARIPKLAQALAPHRNDGTKQLRLMIMGIPNVGKSTLMNALLNRRVAKVGDEPAVTKSQQTFDLGGHMTVTDTPGMMWPKIAHDSDGFMLAACHAIGRNAVIDEQVAAFLGDILLARYPGELAARYKFKTQPADGHAVVEEVARRRGCLIKGGGLDLEKAAGLLLTDFRAGAIGRISLETPDTRAQMLAAARQAPAAAPDEQAREEDADE
- a CDS encoding SlyX family protein — protein: MSEPDAVDARLVELESKLAFAEDLLETLNMTVFRQQREIERLQKQLLHLGEQMRNVATPGQPTSLRDEIPPHY
- a CDS encoding peptidase U32 family protein, with protein sequence MTPPQPRFPDTQLELLAPARNVDIGIEAVNHGADAVYIGGPAFGARAGAGNELADIERLVRHAHRFDARIFATLNTILRDDELDDARRTAWALYDMGVDALIVQDMGLLELDLPPIQLHASTQTDIRTPEKARFLQDVGFSQIVLARELTLEQIRAIRAATDPARCVIEFFIHGALCVAYSGQCYISHAHTGRSANRGDCSQACRLPYNVTDQSGRIVAHQQHVLSMKDNDQSANLAALVDAGVRSFKIEGRYKDMGYVKNITAHYRLLLDEVLDARPDLARASSGRCSYGFTPDPQRNYNRGATDYFVNGRKADIGAFDAPTWAGLPLGHVLATARDSFELESEAQLANGDGLTYFDLQRNLVGFRANKVERLAQAASEPRLALWRVWPADGMARLKDLRAGTEISRNTDMAWDRLLEKKSAERRIGLWMSLRECADGLSLTVQDEDDYCASATLAQPFEPAKDPARAEAALREQLAKLGNTIFSAERIDIALARAWFLPAAAVNALRREAVERIEAARAAAWQRLPRAAAVEPPVPYPEDSLSYLANVFNHKARDFYARHGVKVIEAAYESHEELGEASLMITKHCVRYSLSLCPKQTAGVTGVAGTIRAEPLVLVNGSERLTLRFDCKPCEMHVVGRIKKNVLKQAEATPLQFYRTRPGA
- a CDS encoding DUF488 domain-containing protein, which encodes MVIRVVRLGSPRAADEGLRLGTVRRPPRGVPKTEFARQDWYDLWFPNLAPSVDTMKMAQAAETPAQWAAFARKYRAEMSAPLPSHDLDLLAAMSHRTNFSVGCYCADEDHCHRSILRALLAERGAAVEA